A genomic segment from Syntrophotalea acetylenivorans encodes:
- a CDS encoding DEAD/DEAH box helicase — MNPTPSSEIAHATVHSFADAAPVGHSEVCGLVGSASAYLLSRRLASRRESLFILAADQQQAERFAADLAFYYPHSDQIALFPHWEVGPYEALTPHPDIEATRVATLAALHAGRLRAVVLTVRSLMQRVMPRQVLAGLCEELTVGSEVPRDALLQRLVELGYHSVPLVEDHGTFSVRGDILDVYPPTLKTAVRIEFFGDQVERMRPFDTVSQRSTSEQLKTLQLLPAREMVLAGEHLETFCRALKERCDALHIARTQREALLEEIREGLLAPGHAFLMPFNYGTLDSFFDYAVDGHWVVLDPPAVEEEGDRYAAEITDGERRIAAGGELFVPAEALFLAPEQVSIALAGRSRTDLCALELFQLAEELPRYRFVAQGNGDLREGVDTGSLAARLTARLQDWREEGWRVLLVCHQQGQAERLQDLLRPHGLELPLSPGMSLHQLQPGQLALTLGDLSSGFRLPDEHLAVVGEEEIFGRRSHRRGLSEARAQAMLSSLAELREGDYVVHADHGIGIYRGLLHIATGSVAGDFLHLEYAGQDKLYLPVDRIEKVQKYVGGEGHTPRLDRMGGGAWEKAKLRARAAVEELARELLQLYAKRTMSEAFRYSPPDHLFREFEAAFPYEATPDQQGAIDEVLADMQSDQPLDRLICGDVGYGKTEVAIRAAYKAVLDNKQVAVLVPTTVLARQHWLNFQERLQGCPVTVEMVSRFRSAAEQKEVLKRTAAGQVDILIGTHRLLQRDVRFKDLGLVVVDEEQRFGVSHKERLKKLRAEVDMLTLTATPIPRTLHMSLLGLRNLSVIDTPPSIARRSAPM; from the coding sequence ATGAACCCGACGCCTTCCAGCGAAATTGCTCACGCCACTGTTCATTCATTTGCCGATGCTGCCCCTGTCGGACACAGTGAAGTATGCGGCCTGGTCGGTTCGGCGTCTGCCTATCTGCTCAGTCGGCGTCTGGCCAGTCGCCGCGAATCGTTGTTTATTCTTGCCGCTGATCAGCAACAGGCCGAGCGCTTTGCCGCCGACCTGGCTTTTTATTATCCCCATTCCGATCAGATAGCCCTCTTTCCCCACTGGGAGGTCGGGCCTTACGAAGCCCTGACCCCCCATCCCGATATCGAAGCGACCCGTGTCGCAACCCTGGCGGCCCTGCACGCCGGCCGGCTAAGGGCGGTGGTATTGACGGTACGCAGCCTTATGCAGCGGGTTATGCCGCGCCAGGTTCTGGCCGGTCTGTGTGAGGAATTGACGGTGGGCAGCGAGGTGCCCCGGGACGCTCTGTTGCAGCGGCTGGTGGAACTCGGTTATCACTCTGTGCCCCTGGTGGAAGATCACGGCACCTTTTCGGTGCGGGGGGATATTCTTGATGTTTATCCGCCGACCCTGAAGACGGCGGTGCGCATCGAATTCTTTGGTGATCAAGTCGAGCGCATGCGACCCTTCGATACGGTGAGCCAGCGATCGACCAGCGAGCAATTGAAAACATTGCAGTTGCTGCCGGCCCGGGAAATGGTGCTGGCCGGCGAACATCTCGAGACCTTCTGCCGTGCCCTTAAGGAACGCTGCGATGCCCTCCATATCGCCCGCACCCAGCGGGAAGCCCTGTTGGAAGAGATTCGCGAAGGGCTGCTGGCACCGGGGCATGCCTTTCTCATGCCCTTCAACTACGGCACCCTGGACAGCTTTTTCGATTATGCTGTGGATGGCCACTGGGTGGTACTTGATCCGCCGGCGGTGGAGGAAGAAGGCGATCGTTACGCCGCCGAGATAACCGATGGTGAGCGGCGCATTGCTGCCGGTGGGGAACTGTTCGTGCCGGCCGAAGCGCTGTTTCTGGCTCCCGAGCAGGTCAGTATTGCTCTGGCCGGACGGTCGCGCACCGATCTGTGTGCTCTGGAACTGTTTCAACTGGCCGAGGAACTGCCCCGCTATCGGTTTGTCGCCCAGGGCAACGGCGATTTGCGCGAGGGGGTGGACACCGGTTCTTTGGCGGCCCGATTAACCGCGCGCCTGCAAGACTGGCGGGAAGAGGGTTGGCGAGTATTACTGGTTTGCCATCAGCAGGGACAGGCCGAGCGTCTGCAGGACCTACTGCGGCCTCATGGCCTGGAACTGCCCCTGAGCCCTGGGATGAGTCTGCACCAGTTGCAACCGGGCCAGTTGGCCCTGACCCTTGGCGACCTCTCCAGCGGCTTCCGCCTGCCCGACGAACATTTGGCGGTGGTCGGTGAGGAAGAAATCTTCGGCCGCCGCAGCCATCGCCGCGGTTTGAGCGAAGCCCGTGCCCAAGCTATGCTCTCTTCCCTGGCCGAGCTGCGGGAAGGGGACTACGTGGTCCATGCCGACCACGGTATCGGGATCTATCGGGGTCTTCTCCATATCGCTACCGGATCGGTGGCGGGGGATTTTCTGCATCTCGAATACGCTGGCCAGGACAAGCTCTATCTGCCCGTCGATCGCATCGAAAAAGTGCAGAAATATGTCGGCGGCGAAGGTCACACGCCGCGCCTTGACCGCATGGGCGGCGGTGCCTGGGAAAAAGCCAAGCTGAGGGCGCGGGCGGCGGTAGAAGAGCTGGCCCGCGAGCTTTTGCAACTCTATGCGAAACGCACCATGAGCGAGGCCTTTCGCTACTCGCCGCCGGATCATCTGTTCCGGGAGTTCGAGGCGGCTTTTCCCTACGAGGCGACCCCCGATCAACAAGGTGCCATTGACGAAGTTCTGGCCGACATGCAGTCGGACCAGCCCCTAGACCGGTTGATTTGCGGCGATGTGGGCTATGGAAAGACCGAGGTGGCCATTCGGGCCGCTTACAAAGCGGTGCTCGACAACAAGCAAGTTGCGGTTCTGGTGCCGACCACGGTCCTGGCTCGTCAGCACTGGCTCAATTTTCAGGAGCGTCTGCAGGGCTGTCCGGTGACGGTGGAAATGGTGTCCCGCTTTCGCAGTGCCGCCGAGCAGAAGGAGGTGCTCAAGCGTACCGCCGCAGGTCAGGTCGATATTCTCATTGGCACCCACCGGCTACTGCAGCGGGACGTGCGCTTCAAGGACCTGGGGCTGGTGGTGGTCGACGAGGAGCAGCGTTTCGGCGTCTCCCACAAGGAACGCCTGAAGAAGCTCCGCGCCGAGGTCGACATGCTGACTTTGACCGCCACCCCCATACCCCGCACCCTGCATATGAGTTTGCTCGGTCTGCGCAACCTGTCGGTGATCGACACCCCCCCGTCGATCGCCAGGCGATCCGCACCTATGTGA